The following proteins come from a genomic window of Flavobacteriaceae bacterium MAR_2010_188:
- a CDS encoding Helix-turn-helix domain-containing protein codes for MLKDYYVKNMVCERCIKVLQDEIEAANMHLKEIELGRVRLDIQDAKQQAKLISLITESGFEIITSNEEHLTEQVKIELVGLLQNLPLELNRKLSEILSTKLAKDYYKISKTFSFTEGMTIEKYFIKLKIEKVKELIQNPEYNFSQISQMLDYNHPNHLSRQFKSETGMSLTQYRDSRENSRNPLDRIV; via the coding sequence ATGCTAAAGGATTATTACGTTAAGAATATGGTTTGCGAGAGGTGCATAAAAGTGCTTCAAGATGAAATCGAAGCTGCCAACATGCATCTAAAAGAAATTGAACTCGGTCGCGTCCGCTTAGATATACAGGATGCCAAGCAGCAGGCGAAGCTAATTTCTCTTATTACGGAAAGTGGTTTTGAGATAATTACTTCTAACGAGGAACACCTAACCGAGCAGGTCAAAATAGAATTGGTTGGCTTACTGCAAAACCTTCCTTTAGAGCTTAACAGAAAATTATCTGAGATTCTTTCTACCAAATTAGCTAAAGACTATTATAAAATAAGCAAGACCTTTTCTTTTACTGAAGGCATGACCATCGAAAAATACTTCATCAAACTAAAGATAGAAAAGGTAAAGGAGCTCATCCAAAATCCTGAATATAATTTTTCACAGATCAGTCAGATGTTAGACTACAATCATCCCAATCATTTAAGTCGACAATTTAAGAGCGAAACAGGAATGAGCCTTACCCAATATAGAGACAGTCGCGAGAATTCTAGAAATCCCTTAGACAGAATTGTGTAG
- a CDS encoding Cu2+-exporting ATPase gives MKHTYHVGGMTCNGCRTTVEKTLNSVNGVEHAEVDLKSETAVIESENEIDLSKLKDALSKGGGHYSISEDNKN, from the coding sequence ATGAAACATACATATCACGTAGGTGGAATGACCTGCAACGGATGCAGAACTACCGTAGAAAAAACTTTGAATTCTGTTAATGGAGTAGAACACGCAGAAGTTGACTTAAAATCGGAAACTGCGGTCATCGAATCTGAAAACGAAATAGATTTAAGTAAATTAAAGGATGCTTTAAGCAAGGGCGGTGGTCACTATTCAATCTCTGAGGATAATAAAAATTAA
- a CDS encoding Cu2+-exporting ATPase produces MTHKYQISGMTCNGCKSHVEETLSKVEGVTSASVDLEKKEASIQMDSHIPFETFKKALEEEGGAYSIHKQGEVLEEPKKK; encoded by the coding sequence ATGACCCACAAATATCAAATTTCTGGAATGACCTGCAATGGCTGTAAAAGTCATGTAGAAGAAACTCTTTCTAAGGTCGAAGGTGTTACTTCTGCCTCTGTGGATTTAGAGAAAAAAGAAGCCAGCATACAAATGGACTCCCATATTCCCTTTGAGACCTTTAAGAAGGCTTTGGAAGAAGAAGGCGGGGCATATAGCATACATAAACAAGGTGAGGTTCTAGAAGAGCCTAAAAAAAAATAG
- a CDS encoding Cu2+-exporting ATPase produces MDLVEQQSRPKSTQFTCPMHPEIVKDKPGDCPICGMDLVPMKPDVSAEEKNYKMLSKKFWIAVTFTLPIFLIAMSEMLPNNFLYDIFPMRTWNWIQLVLSIPVVFYATWMFFERAYRSIKTWNLNMFTLIGIGVGVAWLFSVFGLLFPEVFPDQFKTEACTVHV; encoded by the coding sequence ATGGATTTGGTCGAGCAGCAATCGCGGCCCAAATCTACTCAGTTCACTTGTCCTATGCACCCAGAAATAGTTAAGGACAAACCAGGGGATTGCCCTATTTGTGGGATGGATTTGGTTCCGATGAAACCAGATGTTTCTGCAGAAGAGAAAAATTATAAGATGCTTTCTAAAAAGTTCTGGATTGCAGTCACCTTCACGCTACCGATTTTTCTGATTGCCATGTCAGAAATGCTGCCAAACAATTTTCTATATGACATTTTTCCCATGCGTACCTGGAATTGGATTCAGCTAGTACTGTCCATTCCCGTAGTGTTTTATGCCACATGGATGTTTTTTGAAAGAGCTTACCGCAGTATAAAAACCTGGAATCTTAATATGTTCACCTTAATTGGTATTGGTGTAGGGGTAGCGTGGTTATTTAGTGTTTTCGGACTACTGTTTCCTGAGGTTTTTCCAGATCAGTTTAAAACCGAAGCTTGTACCGTTCACGTTTAG
- a CDS encoding DJ-1/PfpI family protein encodes MNRYLLCAILCCALWFNCKNEKTDSSENTSSEVAPILESDTLTKHLKSFNKNLPTIGLLMYNGVLQSEVVATSDVFSKPSVDGEKLFNVITIAETDIHIVTEEGLKIIPDFNFDNCPKLEALFIPSAYDMYAQVHNLEIIDFIKEKNKETKFTVSNCAGAQLVGQSGIANGHKIVTWIGGGVQLQKDYPELKVQNDSLVTFVMDGKFLSSNGNLTSYISALNLLEIMTNQEHRKFVESYLYLDELKNYKH; translated from the coding sequence ATGAATAGATATTTGTTATGCGCCATTCTTTGCTGCGCGCTTTGGTTCAACTGTAAAAATGAAAAGACTGATTCAAGTGAAAACACTTCTAGCGAAGTTGCTCCCATTCTAGAATCTGATACCTTAACCAAGCATCTAAAATCTTTCAACAAAAATTTACCAACCATTGGTTTGCTTATGTATAATGGGGTGCTTCAAAGTGAGGTGGTCGCAACTTCTGATGTATTTTCAAAACCATCAGTAGATGGAGAGAAGCTTTTTAATGTTATAACTATTGCCGAAACTGATATACATATTGTCACGGAAGAGGGATTAAAAATTATCCCTGATTTTAATTTTGATAACTGCCCTAAGTTAGAAGCCCTTTTTATTCCTAGTGCCTATGATATGTACGCGCAGGTTCATAATCTTGAAATCATAGATTTTATAAAGGAAAAAAATAAGGAAACAAAATTCACCGTGAGTAATTGTGCTGGGGCTCAGCTGGTAGGTCAATCTGGTATTGCAAACGGTCACAAGATTGTAACCTGGATTGGTGGCGGTGTTCAATTACAAAAGGATTATCCAGAGTTGAAAGTTCAAAACGACAGCTTGGTAACCTTTGTGATGGATGGAAAATTTCTATCATCAAACGGAAACTTGACCAGCTATATCAGTGCTCTAAATCTTCTAGAAATCATGACGAATCAAGAACATCGCAAATTTGTAGAAAGCTATCTCTATTTAGATGAGTTGAAGAATTACAAACACTAA
- a CDS encoding Membrane-associated phospholipid phosphatase, with translation MQHYLNYPYKRFSSFLSYFVLIVILLFAQYSFSQDTSETKPKIGAVQTIGDVVLFALPAATIGSSFIIGDEPGAWQFTKGFLLTEAVTYGLKVGINKPRPDNSNDNSFPSGHTSTVFHSAGYIHRRYGFKYSIPAYVLAGYTAASRIDSRKHDILDVLAGAAIGLGSNLLFTTEYQQEHMEMTFNSSEGNYQLGFAYKF, from the coding sequence ATGCAGCACTACCTGAATTACCCTTATAAAAGATTCTCTTCTTTCCTTAGCTATTTTGTTTTAATTGTTATTCTGCTTTTTGCGCAATATTCGTTCTCCCAAGATACTAGCGAAACAAAACCGAAAATAGGTGCAGTACAAACGATAGGAGATGTGGTATTATTTGCACTGCCAGCAGCAACCATTGGTTCAAGCTTTATTATCGGTGACGAACCCGGAGCTTGGCAATTTACCAAAGGGTTCTTGTTGACTGAAGCCGTAACCTATGGATTAAAGGTAGGTATTAACAAACCAAGACCAGACAATAGCAACGATAACTCATTTCCTTCGGGACATACCTCAACCGTTTTTCATAGCGCAGGCTATATTCATAGAAGATATGGTTTTAAATACAGCATTCCGGCTTATGTTTTGGCGGGTTATACAGCGGCGAGCAGAATCGATTCACGAAAGCACGACATTTTAGATGTTCTAGCCGGAGCCGCGATTGGCCTTGGAAGTAATCTTCTGTTTACAACAGAATATCAGCAAGAACATATGGAAATGACCTTTAATAGCTCAGAAGGCAACTACCAATTGGGATTCGCCTATAAATTTTAA
- a CDS encoding BON domain-containing protein translates to MPWNHQREDAKNAVPYLKGVKDISNEIVVKSESHDEIEKHVAENAIKRSTINNSNMMVTVKGNTLTLSGAANSWYQKEEAERIAWKTPRHLAI, encoded by the coding sequence TTGCCTTGGAACCATCAACGGGAAGATGCAAAAAATGCAGTGCCTTATCTAAAAGGCGTAAAAGATATTTCTAATGAAATTGTAGTAAAATCTGAATCTCACGATGAAATCGAGAAGCACGTCGCAGAAAATGCGATTAAAAGAAGTACCATTAACAATTCTAATATGATGGTAACTGTTAAGGGTAACACCTTAACCTTATCTGGCGCTGCAAATTCATGGTATCAAAAAGAGGAAGCAGAACGCATCGCTTGGAAAACACCAAGGCATTTGGCAATTTAA
- a CDS encoding BON domain-containing protein: MKNNAKLLADVQNAIKFEPLLHAAEIGVTVKNCVVSLTGEFDSYIKKVEAENATKKVKGVKAIIEKIEVKFPNDRSKTDTEVVEEVLDALKNTWSLPLNTISVKVENG; encoded by the coding sequence ATGAAAAACAATGCAAAATTACTGGCAGACGTCCAAAACGCCATTAAATTTGAGCCATTGTTACATGCCGCAGAAATAGGAGTTACCGTTAAGAATTGCGTTGTTTCTCTTACTGGTGAATTCGATAGTTATATTAAAAAAGTTGAAGCAGAAAATGCCACGAAAAAAGTTAAAGGTGTTAAAGCTATAATTGAAAAGATTGAAGTAAAATTCCCGAATGACCGGTCCAAAACAGATACGGAAGTTGTAGAAGAAGTTTTGGATGCCCTTAAGAACACTTGGTCCCTACCACTCAATACCATAAGTGTAAAAGTAGAAAATGGTTAG
- a CDS encoding transcriptional regulator, AraC family codes for MKLYIQNMVCRCCKMTVASELKNLNIEYDRLELGEVHLIKPITKDEKALLKESLHLYGLELMEDKRAILVEKIVSIIIYMIHNNNVLPAKNFSSYLTSQLNRDYGYLSALFSKTKGVTIEHFIILHKIERAKELIMYDELSLTEIAFRLHYSSVAHLSNQFKKTTGLTPTFFKGIKNKKRTTIEDL; via the coding sequence ATGAAACTCTACATTCAGAATATGGTTTGTCGTTGTTGCAAGATGACGGTAGCCTCAGAGCTTAAAAATCTAAATATTGAATACGATAGGTTAGAACTTGGAGAAGTGCATCTTATAAAACCGATAACCAAAGACGAGAAAGCACTCTTAAAAGAATCACTTCACCTTTACGGTCTAGAGCTAATGGAAGATAAAAGGGCCATTCTCGTAGAGAAAATAGTTTCTATTATCATATACATGATTCATAATAATAATGTATTACCGGCCAAGAATTTTTCCTCTTATCTCACCAGTCAACTCAATAGAGATTACGGATATCTCTCTGCGCTTTTTTCAAAAACAAAAGGAGTTACCATAGAACATTTTATCATTCTTCATAAAATTGAAAGAGCCAAAGAACTCATCATGTACGATGAGTTAAGTCTAACCGAAATTGCGTTTAGATTGCACTACAGCTCGGTTGCTCATCTATCTAATCAGTTTAAAAAAACAACTGGGCTCACCCCTACTTTCTTTAAGGGGATCAAAAATAAAAAACGCACCACCATAGAAGACCTCTAA
- a CDS encoding Predicted Fe2+/Mn2+ transporter, VIT1/CCC1 family, with amino-acid sequence MNSESESLEDYLDNHYINRSNWLRAAVLGANDGILSTASLAIGVAAASNMREPVILATLAGLVAGALSMAAGEYVSVSSQTDVEKADIEREKIELEEEPELELQRLAQIYEERGLKKETALIVAKELTEHDVLAAHVRDELGINEISQAKPIQAALASGASFTVGGILPLMVVLFLPLQQMEYYLYGFAILFLGILGALAAKTGGSNIIKAILRITFWGTVAMGLTALVGYLFNVNIS; translated from the coding sequence ATGAATTCAGAATCGGAAAGTTTAGAAGATTATTTAGATAACCACTACATTAATAGAAGTAATTGGTTAAGGGCCGCAGTGCTCGGCGCCAATGACGGGATTTTATCTACTGCGAGTTTGGCAATTGGTGTTGCAGCAGCCAGCAATATGAGAGAGCCAGTTATTTTAGCAACATTAGCAGGTTTGGTTGCCGGTGCTTTATCTATGGCTGCAGGAGAATACGTTTCCGTAAGTTCGCAGACCGATGTAGAAAAGGCAGATATAGAAAGAGAAAAAATAGAATTAGAAGAAGAGCCAGAATTAGAATTACAGCGCCTGGCACAAATCTATGAAGAAAGAGGATTAAAAAAGGAAACTGCTCTAATTGTCGCCAAAGAACTTACCGAACACGATGTCCTCGCTGCCCATGTTAGGGACGAGTTAGGAATCAATGAAATTAGTCAGGCAAAGCCAATACAAGCCGCACTTGCCTCTGGTGCATCTTTTACAGTGGGAGGCATTCTTCCGCTTATGGTCGTACTCTTTTTACCATTACAGCAAATGGAATATTATCTCTATGGTTTTGCCATATTATTTCTCGGTATTTTAGGAGCATTAGCCGCCAAGACAGGTGGTTCAAATATTATTAAAGCCATTCTACGGATTACCTTTTGGGGAACAGTAGCGATGGGACTTACAGCTTTAGTTGGATACTTATTTAATGTGAATATTTCATAA